The Stappia sp. genome window below encodes:
- a CDS encoding ATP-binding protein produces the protein MRLTRRLQAALRRVAPPVIAAPLERALDILSTPYRALAKALYKRSPKGLFSRTLLIIVAPIVVMQGVLGFVFMERHYDLVTQRLSEAIVGEIAFLVDVLETYPQEDGYVAFTDMARDSLDLSVTVLPPDPLPPPRPKPFFGILDLYLSEQISQKIGRPFWIDTVGRSSFVEIRIQLDARVLRVIARRSQTYASNSHIFIVWMVSTSLVLVFIAMLFLRNQTRPVERLATAAESFGKGRPIDDFRPSGAHEVRRAAQAFIEMRRRIERQIEQRTAMLAGVGHDLRTILTRFRLQLALLEDSEEVRALQHDVDEMKTMLEDYLAFARGDGDEQAQPTDMALVIEDLEAEAEILDAEVTSHYAGEPMVTLKPIAFKRALTNLVTNAARFGNRVRINAQHQEGWLTVLIEDDGPGIPEDARESVFRPFHRLDSARNQDSGGSGLGLAIARDVVRGHGGDIVLDESPALGGLRARVRIPV, from the coding sequence ATGCGACTGACGCGCCGCCTGCAGGCCGCCCTGCGCCGCGTGGCGCCCCCCGTCATCGCCGCCCCGCTGGAGCGCGCGCTGGACATCCTGTCGACGCCCTATCGCGCGCTGGCCAAGGCGCTCTACAAGCGCAGCCCCAAGGGGCTCTTCAGCCGCACGCTGCTGATCATCGTCGCGCCCATCGTCGTGATGCAGGGCGTCCTCGGTTTCGTCTTCATGGAACGCCACTACGATCTCGTGACCCAGCGCCTGTCCGAGGCGATCGTCGGCGAGATCGCCTTTCTGGTCGACGTGCTCGAGACCTATCCCCAGGAGGACGGCTATGTCGCCTTCACCGACATGGCACGCGACTCGCTCGACCTGAGCGTGACGGTGCTGCCGCCCGATCCCCTTCCGCCGCCGCGCCCCAAGCCCTTCTTCGGGATCCTCGACCTCTATCTGTCGGAACAGATCAGCCAGAAGATCGGCCGCCCCTTCTGGATCGACACGGTCGGCCGCTCCAGCTTCGTGGAGATCCGCATCCAGCTCGACGCCCGCGTGCTGCGCGTCATCGCCCGGCGCAGCCAGACCTATGCGTCGAACTCGCATATCTTCATCGTCTGGATGGTCTCCACGTCGCTGGTGCTGGTGTTCATCGCCATGCTGTTCCTGCGCAACCAGACGCGGCCCGTGGAACGGCTGGCGACCGCCGCGGAGAGCTTCGGCAAGGGCCGGCCCATCGACGACTTCCGGCCGAGCGGCGCGCATGAGGTGCGCCGGGCCGCGCAGGCCTTCATCGAGATGCGCCGGCGGATCGAGCGCCAGATCGAACAGCGCACGGCAATGCTCGCGGGGGTCGGTCACGATCTGCGCACGATCCTCACCCGCTTCCGCCTTCAGCTCGCGCTTCTGGAGGACAGCGAGGAGGTGCGCGCGCTCCAGCACGATGTCGACGAGATGAAGACGATGCTGGAGGACTATCTCGCCTTCGCCCGCGGCGACGGCGACGAGCAGGCGCAGCCGACCGACATGGCGCTGGTCATCGAGGATCTGGAGGCGGAGGCGGAAATCCTCGACGCCGAGGTCACCTCGCACTACGCCGGCGAGCCGATGGTCACGCTGAAACCGATCGCCTTCAAGCGCGCGCTGACCAATCTGGTGACCAACGCCGCCCGCTTCGGCAATCGCGTGCGCATCAACGCCCAACACCAGGAGGGATGGCTGACCGTGCTCATCGAGGACGACGGGCCCGGCATTCCGGAAGACGCGCGCGAAAGCGTCTTCCGTCCGTTTCACCGGCTCGACAGCGCCCGCAACCAGGATTCGGGCGGCAGCGGGCTGGGGCTGGCCATCGCCCGCGACGTGGTGCGCGGCCACGGCGGCGACATCGTGCTCGACGAAAGCCCCGCCCTCGGCGGCCTGCGCGCCCGCGTGCGCATTCCCGTATAG
- the proC gene encoding pyrroline-5-carboxylate reductase yields the protein MSFSKTRPLVLVGAGKMGGAMLAGWVAAGTDPASLVVVDPAPSDEMRALLSEHGIRHAERAPDDLSAGVLLLALKPQMMADAAPGFVSLVAQDTLVISVAAGTPAALFERIFGDVAVVRVMPNTPSQVGRGMSVAFANARTDAVQKATVDTLLAAIGTSAWIETEDQMDAVTAVSGSGPAYVFYLVEALAAAAEKAGLPGDLAMTLARQTVCGAGELLYRSDLAAADLRRNVTSPNGTTAAALDVLMADDGLQPVLDRAVAAARRRSQDLAG from the coding sequence ATGAGTTTTTCCAAGACGCGACCGCTGGTGCTCGTCGGCGCCGGCAAGATGGGCGGTGCCATGCTCGCCGGCTGGGTCGCGGCCGGAACCGATCCGGCGTCGCTCGTCGTCGTCGATCCGGCACCGTCCGACGAGATGCGCGCGCTGCTGTCCGAGCACGGCATCCGTCATGCGGAGCGCGCGCCGGACGATCTTTCCGCCGGCGTGCTGCTGCTCGCGCTCAAGCCGCAGATGATGGCCGATGCCGCGCCGGGCTTCGTGTCCCTGGTCGCGCAGGACACGCTGGTGATCTCGGTCGCCGCCGGAACGCCGGCGGCGCTGTTCGAGCGTATCTTCGGCGATGTGGCCGTCGTGCGGGTGATGCCGAACACGCCGTCGCAGGTCGGCCGCGGCATGAGCGTGGCCTTCGCCAACGCCCGCACGGACGCGGTGCAAAAAGCGACCGTCGACACGCTGCTCGCCGCCATCGGCACCTCGGCCTGGATCGAGACCGAGGACCAGATGGACGCGGTGACCGCCGTCAGCGGCTCCGGCCCGGCCTATGTGTTTTATCTGGTCGAAGCCCTCGCGGCGGCAGCAGAAAAGGCCGGCCTGCCGGGCGACCTCGCCATGACGCTGGCGCGCCAGACCGTGTGCGGGGCGGGCGAGCTTCTCTATCGCTCGGACCTCGCGGCCGCCGACTTGCGCCGCAACGTGACCTCGCCGAACGGCACCACCGCCGCCGCGCTCGATGTCCTGATGGCCGACGACGGTCTGCAACCGGTGCTCGACCGGGCCGTGGCCGCCGCCCGGCGGCGGTCGCAGGACCTGGCCGGCTGA
- a CDS encoding tRNA-binding protein produces MISSAGAAPALSFDDFLKVDIRVGRIVEAAPFPEARKPAYKLRIDFGPEIGIKKSSAQITRHYTPETLEGRLVMAVVNFPPRQIGPIMSEVLTLGVPDADGEVVLLAPDKDVPIGGRLY; encoded by the coding sequence ATGATTTCTTCCGCCGGCGCCGCGCCGGCGCTGTCCTTCGACGATTTTCTGAAAGTGGACATTCGCGTCGGCCGCATCGTGGAGGCGGCGCCGTTCCCGGAAGCGCGCAAGCCCGCCTACAAGCTGCGCATCGATTTCGGGCCGGAGATCGGCATCAAGAAATCCTCCGCGCAGATCACCCGCCACTACACGCCGGAGACGCTGGAAGGCCGGCTGGTGATGGCCGTGGTCAATTTCCCGCCGCGCCAGATCGGCCCGATCATGTCGGAGGTGCTGACGCTGGGCGTGCCGGATGCGGACGGCGAGGTGGTGCTGCTCGCGCCCGACAAGGACGTGCCGATCGGCGGCCGGCTTTACTGA
- a CDS encoding TetR/AcrR family transcriptional regulator: protein MATKKTREKIVSAFLALVAAKGWHGFDMADLAAEAGVKLSVLRAAFPTKLSCFKAFLSEIDQTVLDGIDAEMADEPGRDRLFDVLMSRLDALAPHRDAIRALKDAARADPQLALRLNSAAVVSQRWMLTAAGLPSSGARAGVIAQGLVVAFARVVDVWLDDEDPGLARTMSALDKELDEGEVWLGRLDRIGKMMNPLFSGLRRRAARKEAAGDGARASHDDDGTSPASA, encoded by the coding sequence ATGGCGACGAAGAAGACACGGGAAAAGATCGTTTCGGCGTTTCTCGCCCTGGTCGCGGCGAAGGGCTGGCACGGGTTCGACATGGCGGATCTCGCCGCCGAGGCCGGGGTCAAGCTCTCCGTGCTGCGCGCCGCGTTTCCGACCAAGCTCTCCTGCTTCAAGGCCTTCCTGTCGGAGATCGACCAGACGGTGCTCGACGGGATCGACGCCGAGATGGCCGACGAGCCGGGCCGGGATCGCCTGTTCGACGTGCTGATGTCGCGGCTCGACGCGCTCGCGCCGCACCGGGACGCGATCAGGGCCCTCAAGGACGCCGCGCGGGCCGATCCGCAACTGGCGCTGCGGCTCAATTCGGCCGCCGTGGTCTCGCAGCGCTGGATGCTGACGGCGGCGGGCCTGCCCTCGTCGGGCGCGCGCGCCGGCGTCATCGCGCAGGGGCTGGTGGTCGCCTTCGCCCGTGTGGTCGATGTCTGGCTCGATGACGAGGACCCCGGACTGGCGCGCACCATGTCGGCGCTCGACAAGGAACTGGACGAGGGCGAGGTGTGGCTCGGCCGGCTCGACCGCATCGGCAAGATGATGAATCCGCTGTTTTCCGGCCTGCGCCGGCGCGCCGCGCGCAAGGAGGCGGCCGGGGACGGCGCGCGGGCGTCGCACGACGACGACGGGACTTCCCCAGCCTCCGCCTGA
- a CDS encoding LysE family translocator, which yields MDVYTWIAFAGASLALLAVPGPVVMLLIGYTLGHGGRVAAAAVPGVVLGDFVAMSVSLLGAGAVLAASAEMFLALKLAGAAYLVWLGISTWRGAEGGVCVAAPDGRHGWRALRDAFLVTAFNPKDIVFFVAFLPQFIAPDRPLVPQILLLEATFLTLVVISNGLWILLATSVSRQLRKPTRFRAVNRIGASCLVGAGAMTALSR from the coding sequence ATGGATGTCTACACGTGGATTGCCTTTGCCGGCGCGAGCCTCGCGCTGCTCGCGGTTCCTGGTCCGGTGGTCATGCTGCTGATCGGCTATACGCTCGGTCACGGCGGACGTGTGGCGGCCGCGGCCGTTCCCGGCGTGGTGCTGGGAGACTTCGTCGCCATGTCGGTGTCTCTCCTCGGCGCCGGAGCCGTCCTTGCCGCATCGGCGGAGATGTTCCTCGCGCTCAAGCTGGCGGGCGCGGCCTATCTGGTCTGGCTCGGGATCTCGACCTGGCGTGGGGCGGAGGGCGGCGTTTGCGTCGCGGCGCCCGACGGACGACACGGGTGGCGGGCGCTGCGCGACGCGTTCCTCGTCACGGCGTTCAACCCGAAGGACATCGTGTTCTTCGTGGCCTTTCTGCCGCAGTTCATCGCGCCCGACCGCCCTCTGGTGCCTCAGATCCTTCTGCTGGAGGCAACCTTCCTGACGCTTGTCGTGATCAGCAACGGGCTCTGGATCCTGCTTGCCACCTCGGTATCGCGCCAGCTTCGCAAGCCCACGCGGTTTCGCGCGGTCAACCGGATCGGCGCGAGCTGTCTTGTCGGAGCCGGCGCGATGACCGCGTTGAGCCGCTGA
- a CDS encoding LysR substrate-binding domain-containing protein codes for MPSLAALRAFDCVARARSYAAAATVLNVTEAALRQHVRRLENQIGQPLVERSGRGIVLTQAGEILAETTREGFDTLKAGVASLTADEDRRPLRIALPPSFAETWLMPRLGDFWAHHPEINLELVPSLKIVDLRADRFDMAIRYGEGEWPGVTCTRLAPADYLVVARPDVAGATPARTAADLADRCWLFERDRVEHRRWSAAHGIDFDAPHHRHFPTNSLVLSALHAGQGLSLQARALVQGDIDTGRLAILFDDPASHLAYYIVTRGDPRLPLRRFIAWLKRAA; via the coding sequence ATGCCCTCGCTGGCCGCCCTGCGCGCCTTCGACTGCGTTGCCCGCGCACGCAGTTACGCCGCCGCGGCGACCGTGCTGAACGTCACCGAAGCGGCGTTGCGGCAGCACGTTCGGCGTCTTGAGAACCAGATCGGACAGCCACTGGTCGAGCGGAGCGGACGCGGTATTGTCCTGACGCAAGCCGGAGAGATCCTCGCCGAAACGACGCGGGAGGGATTCGACACGCTCAAGGCCGGGGTCGCGTCTCTCACGGCCGACGAGGACCGGCGCCCCTTGCGGATCGCGCTTCCTCCCTCCTTCGCCGAAACCTGGCTGATGCCGCGTCTCGGGGATTTCTGGGCCCACCATCCCGAAATCAATCTCGAACTCGTGCCCAGTCTGAAAATCGTCGACCTGCGAGCGGACCGGTTCGACATGGCAATTCGCTACGGCGAAGGGGAGTGGCCGGGCGTTACCTGCACACGGCTCGCCCCTGCCGACTATCTGGTCGTCGCACGGCCCGATGTCGCCGGAGCCACGCCGGCCCGCACCGCCGCCGATCTCGCGGATCGGTGCTGGTTGTTCGAGCGCGATCGCGTGGAGCACAGGCGATGGAGCGCGGCGCACGGTATCGACTTCGACGCGCCCCATCACCGGCACTTTCCGACCAATTCCCTCGTACTCTCGGCCCTGCACGCCGGACAGGGGCTTTCCCTACAGGCCCGTGCGCTGGTGCAAGGCGACATCGACACGGGTCGCCTCGCCATTCTCTTCGACGATCCCGCGAGCCACCTCGCCTATTACATCGTCACGCGGGGTGATCCTCGCTTGCCGCTGCGTCGGTTCATCGCATGGCTGAAACGCGCCGCCTGA